The following is a genomic window from Triplophysa dalaica isolate WHDGS20190420 chromosome 22, ASM1584641v1, whole genome shotgun sequence.
CGGTCTCTGACACCCAGACACCAACAACTCCGACAAAGCATCATTAAACTGGACTGAAATGGATGGCGGGCACTTTCTGCTTGCTTTTCTCGTCCgctcttttttcattttagtctgaAGGTGGCGTCATTCTTTTCGCAAGCTCTCCCACACCGACGAGGCGACCGTTGATTGATATGCAGTTCaggaagacaaaaaaaaaactctcaagAACAAAAAATCTCAGTTGAATGGGTTTGAACAGAACGTCCTCTGAAGCCAGAGTCGCTGGGTTCTCAGCAAACAGCCTCTGGCTTCCTCAAAGGGCCGTGGATATTTTAAAAGCCGTTTACGTTCTGTATCCCTTCTGGTCTTGCATTTTTCAGGATTCCTAAACGtctgaataaaatgaatactCTGGGACTGTGTGGCACAAAATACATAGATTTGAGTGAAAATATGTTAAAGCTCAAAAACATGCAACCACAAATTCAGAGCTTAGTGAAGCAATTTTTACAGTAAAGTGCTTATTCAGAACCAAAAATCCACATAAAAAGACAATTTCACTTAAAAGAATTTTAAGAACAAAACagatttacagaaaaagatCAAAATATAAGATTTTGGGGGTACGAGGGATTGACAGCAAGATAAATTTTagccaaataaaaattattttaaataagtattGCTTTCCTCTTAAAATCTAAGTTATGTTACCTTTTTTTGCggtaaataacaaaaatattgaatgtatGGTTATGTCTATTGcgataaaagcaaacaaaattaTGTTGTGATAAATAGGCCGACAACATCCGAAACAACAGTGATTTAAAGACTCTTGCATTTGCTCTGTGTTTAGGGACGTCTCTGTGGACCTTAACAGCAATCAGGAGACCAGACGCAGAGGGCAGCTGAGCCTTCGATTTTTGACTCGCCAGGCCAACTGCGACCCCCGGGCCTGTCGTGTCAGGTGTCACTGGGTGTCTAGACAGTCAGACAATGAAATATCACCATGGAAACAGGCAGGCTGTTATCAGTGGAGTGTGACAGTCAACAGTTAGGACCAGTCATGTTTAAACAGATACTTTGTCTGACCTTTTGAAGACAAACTAATAAAAAAGCCCCAAAGGGAATCAGAAAGCGATGATTCATTGAACTGAGGAAGAAAGGCAAGGAGGCCAAAAACTCAATTATGAGGTAAGTAACGGTtccggtcgtctggacatggttgGATGATCAAATGAAAGCAGATAAGTCCATTCACAGATTAAGGTGGTCACAGTAAAGCTCCTCTGCAGGAAATGTgttagagcagtggttctcaaacttttttggcttaagtaccctttttatgatttcttcaagccaagtaccccttgaccagtCAACACATTTTGCGTTAatatacagtgaaatgagagtcagacaGTTATAACATCTGATGCCCCCGAGCaggtttattgcttataaacattattatatgTAGCTTTACGCAACTATGTAAATGTCTTAAGTATTAGGCATAACAGTTAAAGGTAcatcagtgtttttcagttctGGAAAAGGTCATTGTGacaattttttaacatttaaccgCAACCTCTCCTAACTTACATTATTTCGCGCCCAGAACCTGCTCCTGATTCCGGGTCTCTATAAATCTCTTATTAATTGAAATGGGTTTtaaatttatgaatttatttttaatgcatattCCTGTACTccttatttcatataaaaatactattatcataatttattgacttattgattttcattatttattccttaATGTCATTTTCTCTCACACCCCCTGGAATACCCGTACCCCCACTTGGGAACCACTATGTTAGACTAATCAAGGCTCTAACCATATATTTGGCTAGAGGGGAGCATCATAATTTAAGAGTGAACCAAAGACTCATTGTGTGCCCATTGTCTAAAAAAGTTAATGGTACCACCTttctaataatattatttatcacAATATAATACTTCACATTATATATGTTCTTCTTAATATTCATAATTGTTATCAGatcatcacattttaaatgtcattgtgtCTCTTCTAACCATCCACTGACCACGCAAGGAGGTGCAGGATCATAGCCCTATATTcagataaaataaacaagtttttcTTGCTTGCGTTCAACCTTTATGTAAATaggtttaaatgtttgcttCTTGGAATTACTTATGCATTGAAATTGTAGAATTACTATTTACTTCAAAGGATTATGTTCTTTCAAAAAAACGAAGCAATAAATGGGAGTGGTCTCACATGTGTTCCGCCTCTTAACGAGTATGCGTTTGTAAAATCCAAGAAAATCATGCATTTAAAGTAGGTTTGTGTTAGTTTATTTGTGTCAGCTTTGTTTAATAGCTTTTTAAAATCATAAGCACAGAACAGACTGCTCTgatgaaaaaagaagaaaaaaaacacactcttTGACAAACATAAGggtgtaaaaatatatacaatgaAAGTCTGTTCCAGAGTAGATTTCTTTACGAGTGCATCCATCCAGGAAATTTCCACCAGTGTGAATGCTAAAATTCCAGTCCTAGTTGATGCTTGGCATCAAATCCCCATTTTTCCAATAGACCTGTGTGTACAACTTTGAAACAATGCATCAAAGCATTTCACCTCTGGACATTTTAATATGACGGCACAGTGATGGACTGTTAAAGACAGAATTGGCATACATAGTAATGTATTCGAATCAATTTTCTTTGGAtaaattttcttttgtttgtgcCTTTTCATTCAATACTTGGCTGTTCCTGTATCTGTAAAACTTCGTATGGTAAACCAAACTCAGGACGAGTCTAAAAAGGAGTCAAACCTATCCAAGTCCCTAGGGAAAACATACTCTGTTCTCTTTGAGATACCCAAAGTAGCATAGCACAGATTCACTCAATGCCAAGTTCAATAAAGATtaggaacatttaaaaaaatatgtatctgGCTTAAAAGAGccataaataaaactttattctCTCAATGTATTAACAAGCCACAGGGTGCCCCATGTCTGCCAACCACAGCACTTAAAACTTCTTTTAAAGTCCCATTCCTCTGGTCTGCAGACCCGTCCGAGAACCTCAAGCTTTTCATTACACCATCctttagaaaaacacaaaaaacctAATGCGATAACACTGTTACAAACTGGGAGCGCATGAGCAGAATGTACCGCTTCTGATGTGAAAGGGTTGACTgggaacaaataaaaacaaaaaatattaataaatcctCAACCTTGTTTCACAAAGCTAAAGCTGCATGCGCTAATGTCTAAAGCACAGCCGTGGCATTCTCAGTTTTAATGCTTTCTTTTTCCGTGCTCCTTTTCACACCTTTCCCATTGTTGCGTTAgcttaaaaataacagaattctcaaaataatattaatattaccaATGAAGATAAAATCTCTAGCAGCAAAAGAGATAAGTAAGGTTCGGTAGGTTAGGGAAAGGCCTGCTTTAAGGAAGGCGTGTGTTAGTGTAGGGAAATGACGTCAGCTCATCTGCCGTCTGCGGGGGTTCGACTCTGGGTGAGTGATGTCATGACCCGGCTGAAGCGCTCGCAGAGCTCTAGTGTAGAGTAGGATGGGAGTTTGGGTGGTTCTTGAAAGCTTTTGATCTCGGTTGAGCAGTCGAGCAGCTTGGGCAGAAAGTCTGTGAGCTTCTCCTGGAGATTAGCTGGAGAAGATAAGGAGAAAGATAGAGTTAAAGTCACAGCTTTTTAAACCTTCTCTGCTTCTGTAAGACTTTCCTTCCAAAATCTGACAAGCGTAAGTTGAACTTACGTTCCATTTCCTGTCCCAGATACGAGCACCAGCGGTTCCTCATGTCCTCCACGGCCACCATGTCTTTCTCCTCCATCTCATCCACCAGCAGAAGCGGAATACAGGTCACCACCAGCTCGTTCATGATGCTCAGACCTGCGTTCACCTCGTTCTCCTCGCCTGTCTCAAACAGTGCGGCCGCATGCTCGTTTAGTTTCTGCAAACAAACATTCCCATATCGTTCACTCAAGATTATGGGTGCAGGAACTCTGTATAAccaaaaatcaataaacaaacgcCCGCAAGCCCTTGTCTGTTCGACAAAGCATCATCCTCGTCCGAGAGTGTTCCAAAGCTCTTTTATTGACGCAAGATCCGCCGTTCTCACCATGCCACTTGGTGCAACTTCGGAAACAACAGTAAACTCAACGACCCCTTTCGCCGGAATTAGCAACTAGCTGGGACGCGCAAAAACACTGCAGTGCATTAGCTATGTCAATGTTAGCAGTATTTTCAATTAAAGCGAGCAGAGGGTAAACAGCACGCTTTGAGATGGAGCCAAGGCCTTTCGCAGCGTTCGGAAAGGGTGAATCAAGGACAGCGACGAGCTTCCCGCTAATGTGTTTACACTCCATGCGCCGTATGCTTCCTATTTCTGTACCGATGATTACATTATGAGCACAATGGCCGCACGGGGGTCATCGGGTGCAGAAGCGGTACTTGAACTAGATACTCGCACAGAAAATAATGTTCAAATGTTCACTAAAGTTGATTCATGACGGACCCTTAAAActtaattcaaagtgctttcaAAGaattcttgttttaaaaaagatgttGGTTAATAAATGCATCTATCCAACCACACACAAACCGATTCATTTTAATGCACTTAGAACTCAAAGTTTATTGCGGTCCCTAATGTTTACAGGAAAGTGTGCTTGCAAGGATTTCAGGGATTGTTGTGCTTCAGCGCTGATCTGAGATCTGTGATCAGCTTTAGGGCAGTTAGGTTCTGGCTGAAGGGACTTGGTTCATTGACTCACCAGCAGGCACTCTCTACGGTAATGGGCGATCAGCTCCTCATCATGGCCTCTGTACGGCCCTTTCACAAGGAGCTCTTTATTGTACTGATGGGCGTAAATCAGGTACATCAATCCTTCCACATAACTGCAGGAAAAAGAGCAATTTAAAAGAACATAATTATGATTTGTTTCTGAAATTAACACAATGCAAACAAACAGAAGAGATAATTTGTTCTTTCATATCCCAATGAAATGTACATGCATACGTTTGGCAAGCTACAGTCGATAAAAGCGAATATGCTGCCATCCAGTGGTAACCTTGTGTACAGTGccctgtttttttgttttgctcgCTTTGTGTTGGCTATTATTTCTGTAAATGTCTCTAAGAGAGCTTCACCTTTTTTTCAGGAACAATTCCAGTCCAAATAACAGGAACACGGTCGTATCGCGGAAATTCCTGTAGTCCTGATGCCACACCTGTCATCGCAGGAATAAGTCAGTCATTCAAGTTCAAGATCCAAACAATTGTGCCATGATCTTAATCATTAACCTTtaccaaaatgaacatttaaaaagcaaaatgtaCAGCTATTAACTATATAATATGCTGTGGAAATTAAGTATTCTGTAAAAAAGTGTTTccactttgaaaaatgttatgatataaaataatatatacatttctatgGGTACCATTTCAAGAATTCATTAATCGTACAATGTTATCTTTAAACGGGTACATTTTATTGGAAAAATGGCATACTGTAAACTATATAACTATCAATTACATAATTTGTCATAGATTATGAAAtaacagttcacccagaaaagAAGATTCTGTCTTTACTTACTCACcctgaagttgttccaaatatctacaaatttctttgttctgatgaacacagagaagatatttggaagaatgcttgtaaccaaatagttcttggccaccattgactaccatagcaggaaaaatcgctttataaatttctttgttctgttaaacacaaaataagatattttgaagaatgtaagaaagcGAACaatctgaggcacttttgactaccattgacatttttcctactgtggtagtcaatggtggccaagaatggtttggttacaaacattctttcaaatatcttcttgctgtttcatcagaaaaaagaaggTGAtgcaaatttggaacaacttgagggtgagtaaatgacagaatttatttttttgggtgaactgtcccataAAGGAAGCAAAACTAAAATACACAAACTCAAATTGTGCATCCTGTTTGCTACCTCGATTCAAATATTAAAGATTAATTGGCATTTTCGTTTCAATTCTAAACAATGCACAACCCAGACTCATAATGGCTTTGCTCACCTCGTATTCCTCCATGTTAACCTCGTCAGGTTTAATGAGTTCCAGTTTAGCGCGTGCTACCTTCATGATGTTCTTACACCTGCAGGGAAAGAACACAGGCACCACATTAGCTCGGGCGTGTCTCGCGAGGTGCTTTACAGAACCGAGGCAGGAAGCTGTGGCCATAAATCATACTTTATTACCCAAAACAAAACGGAAAACGCTCTCTGGAGCTTCGCATCTGAGGCGGCTCCTGCATCAATCTAATTACGCCGCTCAAAATAGAGAAAGAAATCAATTTGCTTATGAATATGGATCACGTCTCTCAATGAACCGTGCGGTCTGCTCTGGAGATGTGTACGGTTGTGTAGTTAGACAAAAGCCTTTCGGGCGTGCAGACGGGAACTTGGTGGGTAACACAACGATCTGAAATGTCGGCGAGTGCTGTGACGAACTGATAATCTGTGTCAATGTGTCAGTCTGGAAAGCTCTGGGTTCCCTCTTGCAAAAATCAGTTATCAGTAAGCCGTTCCATGATTATCTTTCATATTTGTCAATGTGAAATTATGCGATGCGAATGAGTGTGTGGTACGAACTCCTTCAAAGGTTTCATTTCAAAGCGCTTTTACACTAGTTTTTGGTACAACCATTTGATGTTTAGTTGGTTTGTTTCTATAACAGGGATGGTAAATGCAGACTCCATAAGGGATTGTAATTGGTATGAAAGcaatttacagaaaacattacTGATGGTGTAATTTGTTGTGGTGTCGAAAAAGTTTAACTTTGAAATCTTTGAATGTTATTGCATTAGACAACAATCAATAATCAATTACAATAACAAAGCAATGGAACTAAGTGTGAAACTAGCCTCAAATGCCACTATTGTATTAAGCTTATTGTATAGAGAGATGAATTGTATCATTTGTACCTCTCATCAAAGCCAAGGTTTCTGTCTGCAAACTGCATGAGCAAAGTTCTCTCCAGGATCTTCTTGGGCGCCTGGTTCTGTATGAAGTAGACGATGACGTGCAGTAGCCTATAGTCCCTCTCGGGAGGCGTGTCCTCCTGGGCGAACCTCACTAACCTTGTGTACTCTACTTTCATTGCCTGTTAAAGAGATAGAGGAAGAGGGTAACTTAGAGAAAAGGGGTAACCAATTTATAAAGCAAGAAATGTAGCCCCTTCATATGAACAAATTGATCAGGAAACAAGTTTAAGTATATGTCAATGTACAGATGTGTTGATGGAGCTGTAGCCagtacaaaacaacaaaatcatgTCTGAACATTATACAACAATTACTTTTAATCcaattttagattttaaaaccAACCAAACAACTGGACAACTAACTGAATATTGGTCTTATCTGTTTGTTCAAATGTAAAGTACATATTCCTTAGGCCAGATTAACAATGCAATGTTggtttataattaaaaatactCTATATACTGAGAAACAATAACATTTAGTTGCAAAGAGATGCCGACAATATCCCCCACGACGTGTTTGTTGATAAAACCTTACAAGttataatacaaacaaaaacatctttaaCTAATGTGTCAAACAAGTGTTGCTCTGCTCAATGAATAGTTTGATTAAAACCGTATTTTATTAATACCCTTAGGGTTGTTAAACTTGTTAACTTTGATATGACTCTCTTTTTTCcggcggaacacaaaagaagatattttgagaaaggtctcggtggttttgtgtccatacaatggaactCAATGAGGgtcaatgttttttggttaacaacattcttcaaaatatcttcttttgtgttctgcagaagaaagtaagtcatgcaagcttggaatgacatgaggcagagtaaatgatgaatacatttttgggtcaacaTTCCCTTTGACATAGCCGACTCCAACTGTTGCCGAGCACTGAAAAACTTGCCAAGTTGTCCAAGTAAACCGTAAAACAAGATCTCCAAATTCCATCCCTggtgtttacaaacaaaaatttgAAGAATAAATCAAAGTGAGCTCACAGTGATGAGAAGCTCAGTGGAAGGGGGTGTGGTCAAAGAGCTAATAAGATGCATGAGGACGTGGCATGCAGCAGGTCATGTACCTTAAAGAACGCTGCTTCAGGCCCACACTTGTCATAAACACTCCTGGATTTGCCAATGGCCATTATGACACCCTGCATGTTTGGGGTCATCATTGCCTGCCCAAGGAGGGAAGGATATTACTGCACGCCTAGAAAACTCTCATTGGGCAGTCCGCATGCCAACCACACCACAGCTCAGCCAACAGCCAATGAATGCGTCGCTTACTCACAGAGGCCAACCCACTGAGATTAactaattatttatataaacgCCTAATCATGGTCATGCCCAGAGCaccttcaataaaaaaaaaaaaaacatgcttttattaTATCATTAGATTACAGTTTTCAATGCCATAGTTAGAGGCGTGATCTGCattgtgaattaaaaaataaacagtcacATGATCTCAAGCCCATGCTACATGCTAAATCGTCATAAAGGAAAATCACTCAGGcaagaataacatttttttcttatcatatgacatttgacaaAGGAGACTATTATTTTCATCTCAAAGTCATGACATAGCACGACTgtgggaaaaaaacaaagtacGGTTAGTAAAGTGGGAGCCTTCGGGAGTAACTTGCAAATAATGTTATTCTGAAACGGGTTTGGCATGTCCGAGCAGGATGTGATAAGGATGCTGGGAGTTTCAGGGCTGCACAAAAACTCATGCCCAGACACCGGGGGGTTTGGGCATCCAGGAACTCTACCTCATCATCATAACCTCCCTCCTTCGACTGAATAACGAAGGTTCCTACATGAGGAATGGCCACCTCTACCACCCGCAGAGGTTCGGGCGGAGAGGAGGCGGAGTCGTCTTGCTCAGGGTCAGAGGGAGGgcaggggtcagaggtcacctGGTGGTCAAGATGATATGATTGAGactgagaaagacagaaagagaaaagggGGAGCATGCAAGAGAAAGAACCAAGAGGATGAGTTTGTATCCCCATGATGAAACGAATCGGATTCATTTTCGAggtgtattatttttttgtgtgacaaTATGATGGATACAAACCGTTTTGTTGAATCTAAATTAAACCTAAATGATTCAAAGATGTTAAGGTCTAATGGAGgaagcaaaacaaacatattgtttGTGCATAAAAAACGAACCGGGTGGATAGAGATCTTCTCTGGATATAGAGATCAGACCCAAATACCCAAACTACAAAAGACTAATGAGAAAGCATGAACAGAATGATGTGGAAAACTAACGCGTGTTTCATGATTTTCGTCAATGTCATGAAAATCAATGGTACATTTATACCGTTTCATTATACACACATCTATGTGTGCGTTTCTTACAGTATTAAGGAGTGCCTCTGGGCTCTTCTCGTCGTGTTCAGTCGCAGCTTTGCTAATGGCTCTCTCTGTGTCCTCCTGCAGGTGTTTGGCGTCTCCGGTGGGTGACTGCTGCTCCATATATTCTGGTTCCTGCTGGGGGGCTGCTGCAGTGCCAGAGAATCCGAATCAGgtagtcattttaaatattaaacttaaAGTATACTTAAGATCTCAATACACACCCCAAGAGCACGCACTGAGATCTGAAGGCTCACCTGTGTCGTCTTGAGTACAGGGTTCTGTGCTCATGGGCTGGGCAGCCGCGCTGGACGCTGCAGCCAGAGCCAGTTTCTCCTGCTGGAGTTTACGGGCCTGAAGAGCGTTCCActcctccatctctctctcaaaGAGCTTGTTATCCACCTCCACGTACTCCTTCAGATCTGGAGGGAGCTTGTCCAAACCGCTCAACATCTGCCCAGTTTCTTTATCAAACTCTTCTGAAGGAAACACAGAGAGAGCaattcacattttacattttttgttaatatgaaaatgttattaatatcttttatttttaactgctcAGCATATTAACTGTACTGTTAGCAGAAAGTCAACTAGCATATGCAAATACTGTTACCTTCAATAAGGAAGGGTTTTTTATCATCAATGTACATGAGGCAGTAAGCGCTGGCGTTGCGATATCCACCAAAGGAATCTCGGACCAGCTCTTCCCAGGATGATTTCGTCACGGAGATGTCATTGTATTTCATCCATCGCCGGTGATGTGGGTCGTAGATATACGCCCAGTAGTGACCTGCATTAGCCTGACCCTCGTGGACTAGAACAGCATGCAACCGATACGGAACCTGCAACATAGAACCATGCGGGATAAATGCACAACCCAATGTTATTTCTGTGTTGTATTTCCAATAAGGTCAGGAAACTATATTGATGCTAATGACTTGCTAATGCAAATGGTTTCTGTagcaattttttttctatttggataaaagcacctgccaaatgtataaattgaATTGTAATGTACTTGTGACTTTCTCACCTGCATCATGGACTTGTCAGAATACATGAGCTCAATAGTCCTGTGGATCCTGGATATACTAGCCTGCAGATCTGAAGGAAGGCCGAAACCGATCAGGATATACATAATAATGGTAATTGTCTAAGTGTGTACATCTGGTTTGATCATGTCTGATAATGTAATTGCAGAATAAGTatgtgtaaaaatgttcatatgcttgtgtgtgtgtaccccTGGTGTCGTTCTCCACCTCGCTCCTCCACCGGTGCAGGCAGCCCTCCAGCACCCTCAGCTCCTCCTCCGTGACGTGTCGTGGGGCGGGGTGCATGGGCAAGTCCGGTGGGACTCGAGACTGAGTGAAAGGTTTATGGATCGGAACCCGGTGCTGTTGCTGCAGGGCTTGAGGACCTGTGCCCGAACcttcagcagagagagaggcaTCGGGCTGCTCCCCTAAACTGCAggacaaaacaacaacatctcCAATAAACATCTAATGAGTCCAGCCATTTGATCAATACAAAAAGAGGAAGTATTCAAGTGTCTGACATCATTccagaacaaaatataaaaaccgGCTGGTACTTGCCTTGTTGCAGGTGGCACCTGTGCAGTTGTGCCACCAGGTGGGGCTGTTGTATCAATGTCTTCTACAGGCGATGTGCACACCGGCTTGCTGGAAGCAAACTCCATGGCGTACTGAAGTACATCGGCTAGAGGAAACCGCTTGGGCCCTGAGCCATAGCTCAGATACCTACACGACAACAGAGAACATTTgagaacacaaagagagagaaaagctcAGACATTCCTGCTATGTTAGTTAACAGCGGGTTTAGCTCTTGATCTGAGCCGAGGATGGACTGAGATAACAAACCTCTCCAGTCGCTGCTGGAGAACGGTCAGGTGCTCCTTCAGTCTTCTGATCTCTTCTCGTTTTAGCCGTGTGATATCTCTGTTTCTGTCCATGTACCTGAAATGAACCACACAACGCTCACAGAACACTGCACCAGCAGCATCACCCAGTCACAgtaaaacatgcaaataaaaacaaatctcacCTGTCCATGTACAGCATGGAGGGAAACTCAAGCTTGTTATGAATCTTCTCAGGTCGACCTAAGGCTTGATTGAACTCAAATCTTGACAGTTCAAAGGTCAAAACAGGTGGGAGTTCCGTGAACCAGTGCTGGAATTAAATGCAATATAGTTTAACAACTAGATTTTAACATCTGATGCTAGCTCTTTTCAACAAACTCAATTAAGCATTttctcaacctcatgtcatttaaacctgcatgtacttcttctgcagaacacaaaagttgacattttgaagaacgttggaaaccaaaccccattgacttcgattgtatgaacacaaaaccaccttAAACAACATGGatgggtgaataaatcatgacgGAATTATTTATTTCGGAGGAACTCTTAAATTTCAGTCTTTCTTTCAATGCATGCGTCATGTGACCCATCCGAGCTCCACCCTGTGTGCCGACAACTAGGATGAGTGCTGTTAAGCTGGCTCTGCAGAGCACAACGCTCTCTGAGCCCTGAGAGAGAAACCGTGCACTGGGCTTTAAAAATCCCAGCCTGAGCAGGGTTGTTGGTGCTCAGAATAACACACACAAGAGAATCTAGTACTTTATTCGCACTCATCTGAAGTAATTAGCAGGAAGCAGCTGCGGAGGGATCTGCCCGGGGCCGCTCTGATGACTGAAAAGCCATTATATAAACATCTCGGTCAAAGGTCACGTGTTTTTCCCATAGCAGAGATCATGATTGGACGAGAAAAGGAGGACGGTTTTAGAAAGGAAAGAGTTTCAGATCTGTAGAGATCTCTTTTCGGAGCACCatgctgaaaaaaataaagacactgTCATTACAAACCTCCTGTCCTGATTTGGCGGAGTTCTCAGCAGAATGCAAAGACTCGATCTCGCCCTCAATCATGGCAGCTTCTAGGCACTCGTGCAGGTCTTTGAAGCCGTTCACCTGGAGAGGGTACTGGCCAAACATCTCTGTGTTCTCGAACTTCTTTCCTGTGAATACACTCAATTGTCACTTAAACATCAAGGGACAGATTATGATTCAAGACCGTGAATTTCCATGTCAGAAGTTCCATGTTTTCATTACCTCCtacaacattttataatatgtaGATAAAACCCTTCGCCTCACCTTCCAGAACGCCCACGGCCAGAAACCTCCCGTAAAACAGCTCAACCATCGGGTTCTTTGGCTTCTCTCCCTCCCTGTATagaaaaagaataaatatgGAGTCACAATGGGCCGGAAATGTTCTGCATTGGAGTCACACAGAGAATCTACAGTGGGTATTTTACTGTGCTAATTGAAGTCATGCGGGTCAATGTACTGCACTAAACTTCATTATTGTCCAACCGTTCCAGAGGAATATCTGGTGCGATCATACATCATTAAGATCAACACAGAGACACAGAAGGCAGGAGTGTGAAGCTGTGAGTTCACTATCAGCTCTTCTGGTGGGCCGTGTAGGGTCTCACCTGTCCTCCTCTGCCTTTATCTGAAACGCGTCTTCCAGCCAGTCCAAGAGTTTATGGGTGAACTCGCTAACGTCCTGctgtacaaacaaacacataacatcAACAtgaacattgttttcttttttgtcagacaaacatgttttacaaaCCTATTAAAAAAGcctaaaaaagcaataaatatcAGGTTTTGATGCTAGATTTTGGAAGCAATCTGCGATGAAGGTTTCATGAAATGAGAAGGGCTCGGCACTCCTAATTAGGTTAGGTTAATTAATTCTTAAATCATcgcatttatttgacttaattgcaattatttcagataaccGCAATTATTGTAAATCCTTAAAAAACAAGGGTGAACTGCCGCATTTTACATCCACCTTCCTTGATCTGCACTCATTGTTACGTTCGAAtgacatttcttcatcatttgagttgtatcagatttttattct
Proteins encoded in this region:
- the usp25 gene encoding ubiquitin carboxyl-terminal hydrolase 25 isoform X4, whose translation is MTVEQNVLQQHSQKHQQTLLNQLREVTGTTDVQLLQQALQVSNGDLAEAVAFLTEKNAKVPQQDEATYYQTAQIANDRYISVGSQADTNVIDLTGDDKDDLQRAIALSLEESSRAFRETGITDEEQAISRVLEASIAENKASLKRTHTEVWSDSPNPYDRKRQENCPVGLKNVGNTCWFSAVIQSLFNLLEFQRLVLHYSPPARMQEIPRNQKEHRNLPFMQELRCLFSLLVGSKRKYVDPSRAVEILKDAFKSSESQQQDVSEFTHKLLDWLEDAFQIKAEEDREGEKPKNPMVELFYGRFLAVGVLEGKKFENTEMFGQYPLQVNGFKDLHECLEAAMIEGEIESLHSAENSAKSGQEHWFTELPPVLTFELSRFEFNQALGRPEKIHNKLEFPSMLYMDRYMDRNRDITRLKREEIRRLKEHLTVLQQRLERYLSYGSGPKRFPLADVLQYAMEFASSKPVCTSPVEDIDTTAPPGGTTAQVPPATSLGEQPDASLSAEGSGTGPQALQQQHRVPIHKPFTQSRVPPDLPMHPAPRHVTEEELRVLEGCLHRWRSEVENDTRDLQASISRIHRTIELMYSDKSMMQVPYRLHAVLVHEGQANAGHYWAYIYDPHHRRWMKYNDISVTKSSWEELVRDSFGGYRNASAYCLMYIDDKKPFLIEEEFDKETGQMLSGLDKLPPDLKEYVEVDNKLFEREMEEWNALQARKLQQEKLALAAASSAAAQPMSTEPCTQDDTAAPQQEPEYMEQQSPTGDAKHLQEDTERAISKAATEHDEKSPEALLNTVTSDPCPPSDPEQDDSASSPPEPLRVVEVAIPHVGTFVIQSKEGGYDDEAMMTPNMQGVIMAIGKSRSVYDKCGPEAAFFKAMKVEYTRLVRFAQEDTPPERDYRLLHVIVYFIQNQAPKKILERTLLMQFADRNLGFDERCKNIMKVARAKLELIKPDEVNMEEYEVWHQDYRNFRDTTVFLLFGLELFLKKSYVEGLMYLIYAHQYNKELLVKGPYRGHDEELIAHYRRECLLKLNEHAAALFETGEENEVNAGLSIMNELVVTCIPLLLVDEMEEKDMVAVEDMRNRWCSYLGQEMEPNLQEKLTDFLPKLLDCSTEIKSFQEPPKLPSYSTLELCERFSRVMTSLTQSRTPADGR
- the usp25 gene encoding ubiquitin carboxyl-terminal hydrolase 25 isoform X8, whose product is MTVEQNVLQQHSQKHQQTLLNQLREVTGTTDVQLLQQALQVSNGDLAEAVAFLTEKNAKVPQQDEATYYQTAQIANDRYISVGSQADTNVIDLTGDDKDDLQRAIALSLEESSRAFRETGITDEEQAISRVLEASIAENKASLKRTHTEVWSDSPNPYDRKRQENCPVGLKNVGNTCWFSAVIQSLFNLLEFQRLVLHYSPPARMQEIPRNQKEHRNLPFMQELRCLFSLLVGSKRKYVDPSRAVEILKDAFKSSESQQQDVSEFTHKLLDWLEDAFQIKAEEDREGEKPKNPMVELFYGRFLAVGVLEGKKFENTEMFGQYPLQVNGFKDLHECLEAAMIEGEIESLHSAENSAKSGQEHWFTELPPVLTFELSRFEFNQALGRPEKIHNKLEFPSMLYMDRYMDRNRDITRLKREEIRRLKEHLTVLQQRLERYLSYGSGPKRFPLADVLQYAMEFASSKPVCTSPVEDIDTTAPPGGTTAQVPPATSLGEQPDASLSAEGSGTGPQALQQQHRVPIHKPFTQSRVPPDLPMHPAPRHVTEEELRVLEGCLHRWRSEVENDTRDLQASISRIHRTIELMYSDKSMMQVPYRLHAVLVHEGQANAGHYWAYIYDPHHRRWMKYNDISVTKSSWEELVRDSFGGYRNASAYCLMYIDDKKPFLIEEEFDKETGQMLSGLDKLPPDLKEYVEVDNKLFEREMEEWNALQARKLQQEKLALAAASSAAAQPMSTEPCTQDDTAPQQEPEYMEQQSPTGDAKHLQEDTERAISKAATEHDEKSPEALLNTAMKVEYTRLVRFAQEDTPPERDYRLLHVIVYFIQNQAPKKILERTLLMQFADRNLGFDERCKNIMKVARAKLELIKPDEVNMEEYEVWHQDYRNFRDTTVFLLFGLELFLKKSYVEGLMYLIYAHQYNKELLVKGPYRGHDEELIAHYRRECLLKLNEHAAALFETGEENEVNAGLSIMNELVVTCIPLLLVDEMEEKDMVAVEDMRNRWCSYLGQEMEPNLQEKLTDFLPKLLDCSTEIKSFQEPPKLPSYSTLELCERFSRVMTSLTQSRTPADGR